The DNA window CGACGCCGACGGTGCCCACCGTCAGCAGCGCGAGCCCGCCCACGGCAAGGGGTTTGCGGCCGATCCGGTCGGCCAGCGAACCGGCGGTGGGCAGCACGACCGCGTTGGCCGCGGCGAACACCGCGAGCGCGATCGCCGCGAACGACGACGGCTTGTGCAGGATCGCCACCACGAACAGCGGCACGAGCGAGGTCCGCACCCCGTTGACGACCCAGCCGTTGGCGAAGTTGGAGGTCAGCGCCGCGCGGTAGGCGGGGTCGCCAAGCGCCTGCCGGAAGGTCATCGTGGGCGCGTGCTCGTCGGCGGGCCTCGCGGCGAGCGTCGAGTTCCGCAACTGCGCCCACACCAGCACGGTCACGGCGACGAGCGCGCCGCCGTAGAACAGGAACGGCGCGCGCAGGGACAGCGCGACGAGGCCGCCGCCGAGCACCGGGCCCGCGACGCTGCCGAGCAGGAAACTGGTGCCCCACAAGCCGTTCACGCGGCCGCGCAGCTCCGGCGGCGAGATCCGGATCAGCAGGCCGACCGCGGACACGGTGAACATCGTCGAGCCGATCCCGGACAGCGACCGGAACAGCAGGAGCTGCCAGTACTCCTGGGCGGCGGCGCAGGCGAGGCTGCCCGCCGCGACGATCGAAATGCCCCACAGGTACACCGGCCGCTCACCGAACGAGGTGACCAGCCGCCCGCTCAGCGGCGCGAACAGCAGGCGCATCGCGGCGAACGCGCTGATCACCACGGACGCCGCGGTGACGCTGACGTCGAAGCTGGTCGCGTAGTTCGGCAGTGCGGGCGCGACCAGCCCGAAGCCGACGGCGATCAGGAAGCTCGCCCCCACCAGTACCCAGATTTCGCGCGGGTAGCGCACTTTGTCCGACATCGCGCCGACTAGCTTATCCGGCGGGTCAGTCCTTTTTGGTTCGCCCGTACCGGAGTTCCAGCTCGCCAGCCGCCAGTCCGGTTTCGATCCGGCGGACCAGTTCAGCGAGGGTGCCGGTGTCCAGGTCGGCGGCCTTCACGAACCGCGCGCAGTTGTGCGCGACCTTGACCTTCCCCAGCCGCCCCGCGTACTGGCTCAGCAGGTAATCGCCGTCCTCGACCACGGAGACGTACAGGCTGAAGTAGTTCTTCTGCAACGCGAGCGAAACGACGGGCCAGTCGATCGGGTCCCGGCTGGCCTTGACCCGGTACTGGAAGCTGCCGTACCCGATCATCCTGATCGACATACCCGGCTTGCCGTCGCCGGTTCCGGTGAAGAAGTGCCGTTCGAGCCCCGGTGCCGCCGCACGAATGACTTCGTCCACGGCGCGAAGATCCTGTTCGCGTATCGGGTCGTAGGCGAAGTACTCGGCGAGTGAGGACGCTTCCACACGGAACATGAGCCCAACAGTAGCTATCGGCGACGCTTTCCGAGCCATCCCAACAGCGCACCGGCGCCGAAAGCGCCTGCCGCGGCACCGAAACCCGGGCCCTGCTGCACCCGGATCTCCGGCCGGATCACCGCGGGTGGCGGCGGAACCACCTTGCGCACCTGGTTTTCCTTCGCCGTCGCCGTCCACGCGGTCACGAACAGCAGGAACCGCGACACCAGGTTCGCGAACACCAGCAACCCCAGCACCGGCCCGAACACCGCGAAGCTCGGCGACTTCGAAACGCTCGCGAGGTAGGTCGTGGCCACCTGCTGCAGGATGACGAACCCGACGGAAGCGAGGATCGCGCCCTTCACCGCACTGCGCATCTGCACGCGTTCGCGCGGGAGCCGCGAGAGCACCCAGAGGAACACCAGTGTGTTCGCGAGCAGGCCGAGCAGGATCGTGGCGATGCGCAGGAGCCACACGGCCCAGCTCTGATCGGCGAGCCCGACCGCGTCGAGCAGGAACTTCCCGACCCCGCCGCCGACCGCGGTCAGGCCGAACGACACGATCATCGCCACGCCGAGCCCCACCAGCGCGGCGAGATCCTTCAACGTGGTGGACACCAGCGGCAGCTGCTTCTTCTCCTGCCCCCAC is part of the Amycolatopsis sp. CA-230715 genome and encodes:
- a CDS encoding DUF1801 domain-containing protein, coding for MFRVEASSLAEYFAYDPIREQDLRAVDEVIRAAAPGLERHFFTGTGDGKPGMSIRMIGYGSFQYRVKASRDPIDWPVVSLALQKNYFSLYVSVVEDGDYLLSQYAGRLGKVKVAHNCARFVKAADLDTGTLAELVRRIETGLAAGELELRYGRTKKD
- a CDS encoding MFS transporter, producing the protein MSDKVRYPREIWVLVGASFLIAVGFGLVAPALPNYATSFDVSVTAASVVISAFAAMRLLFAPLSGRLVTSFGERPVYLWGISIVAAGSLACAAAQEYWQLLLFRSLSGIGSTMFTVSAVGLLIRISPPELRGRVNGLWGTSFLLGSVAGPVLGGGLVALSLRAPFLFYGGALVAVTVLVWAQLRNSTLAARPADEHAPTMTFRQALGDPAYRAALTSNFANGWVVNGVRTSLVPLFVVAILHKPSSFAAIALAVFAAANAVVLPTAGSLADRIGRKPLAVGGLALLTVGTVGVGITDQLWVFLVASAVSGIGSGALNPAHNAAVADVLGVKARGGTVLAGFQMASDVGGVVGPLAAGAIADGGSYAWAFALSAAVVAVALALWIRAKETLPARVVTVDA
- the yhjD gene encoding inner membrane protein YhjD; translation: MANDEKEKLLPRLRRKYPWLDHVIRANEAFTERYGNHYAAAITYFSVLSVIPVLMVGFAVVGFVVAGDQSIITQITDGIKKSVPDGLNGIVSQVVETSLKSRGGVGVFGLLIALYSGIGWMSNLRDALTAQWGQEKKQLPLVSTTLKDLAALVGLGVAMIVSFGLTAVGGGVGKFLLDAVGLADQSWAVWLLRIATILLGLLANTLVFLWVLSRLPRERVQMRSAVKGAILASVGFVILQQVATTYLASVSKSPSFAVFGPVLGLLVFANLVSRFLLFVTAWTATAKENQVRKVVPPPPAVIRPEIRVQQGPGFGAAAGAFGAGALLGWLGKRRR